In the Choloepus didactylus isolate mChoDid1 chromosome 5, mChoDid1.pri, whole genome shotgun sequence genome, one interval contains:
- the LOC119535253 gene encoding olfactory receptor 2A1/2A42 encodes MGENQTSVTEFILLGFCLDPRIHMFLFGLFSLFYTFTLLENGIILGLISLDSRLHTPMYFFLSHLALIDIAYACNTVPQMLVNLLNPAKPISFAGCITQTFLFLTFAHTECLLLVVMSCDRYVAICHPLRYSAIMSWRVCSTLTVTSWACGSLLALVHVSLMLRLPFCGPHEINHFFCEILSVLKLACADMRLNLLVIFVAGVFILVGPLCLVLVSYTRILVTILRIQSREGRRKAFSTCSSHLCVVGLFFGSAIVTYMAPKSHHPEEQQKILFLFYSLFNPMLNPLIYSLRNTEVKGTLKRGMCKESHSQLVDI; translated from the coding sequence ATGGGGGAAAATCAGACCTCTGTCACAGAATTCATCCTACTGGGATTTTGTCTTGACCCAAGGATCCATAtgttcctttttggattgttttcTCTATTCTATACCTTTACTCTGCTGGAAAATGGGATCATCTTGGGGCTCATCTCACTGGACTCCAGActgcacacccccatgtacttcttcctctcacaCCTGGCCCTCATCGACATAGCCTATGCCTGCAACACGGTGCCCCAGATGCTGGTAAACCTCCTGAACCCAGCCAAGCCCATCTCCTTTGCTGGCTGCATAACACAGAcctttctctttttgacttttgcTCACACAGAATGCCTTCTCCTGGTGGTGATGTCCTGTGATCggtatgtggccatctgccaccCTCTCCGATATTCTGCCATCATGAGCTGGAGAGTCTGCAGCACCCTGACAGTAACTTCCTGGGCATGTGGCTCCCTCCTGGCCCTGGTCCACGTGAGCCTCATGCTGAGGCTGCCCTTCTGCGGGCCTCATGAAAtcaaccacttcttctgtgaaATCCTGTCTGTCCTCAAGCTAGCCTGTGCTGACATGAGACTCAACCTACTTGTCATCTTTGTTGCCGGTGTATTTATCTTAGTGGGCCCCCTCTGCTTGGTGCTGGTCTCCTACACTCGCATCTTGGTTACCATCCTGAGGATCCAGTCCAGGGAGGGACGCAgaaaagccttctccacctgctcctcccacctctgTGTGGTCGGGCTCTTCTTTGGCAGCGCCATTGTCACATACATGGCCCCCAAGTCCCACCATCCTGAGGAGCAACAGAAGatccttttcttattttacagTCTTTTCAACCCTATGCTGAACCCCCTgatctacagcctgaggaacacAGAGGTGAAGGGCACCCTGAAGAGAGGAATGTGCAAGGAAAGTCATTCCCAGCTGGTGGACATTTGA